The following nucleotide sequence is from Primulina tabacum isolate GXHZ01 chromosome 2, ASM2559414v2, whole genome shotgun sequence.
CTCGTTGCCTACTTTGAAATTCTTGGATCTTAGGTTCAATGAATTTGAGGGGCCTGTTCCGACccaaatttttgataaaaatttTGATGCCATTTTTTTGAATGATAATCGGTTCCGGTTGGGCATCCCGAAGAACCTGGGGAATTCGCCGGTCTCTGTTCTGGTTCTGGCGAATAATAATCTCGGTGGATGCATTCCCAGTAGTATTGGGAAGATGGGGAAAACTTTGAACGAGCTGATTTTGATGAATGACAATTTGACGGGATGTTTGCCGCCGGAGGTTGGGTTGTTGAAGGAGCTAACGGTGTTTGACGTGAGCTTCAATGACCTACAGGGGCCACTGCCGGCGGAGATCAGCCGTATGAAGAGCCTGGAGCAGCTGAATGTGGCGCACAATCGCCTCACTGGGGAGGTGCCCAGTGGCATTTGCCAGCTGCCGCGGCTGCAGAACTTCACTTATTCGTATAATTATTTCACAAAGGAGGCGCCGCAGTGCAGTAGGTTCGGTGGCCAGACTGCGACGGATGGGCGGGAGAATTGTATTCCGGGGAAGAAGGATCAGAGGTCTGCTAAGGAATGTGCTTCGGAACCTGCGAAGCCCTTTGATTGTAGCAAGTTCAGGTGCGGAGGGGTTGCTCCGTTACCCAGGAGGAGGCCGCCACCGGTTGGGCAAAAGCCGCCGTCCCCGAGACCAGCCCAGGGACCAAGGCCACTTATTGaacctcctcctcctccgcctACGTCGAGATCTTCACCGTCTACTAGGTCACACCCTCCACCTCCGGCTACCCATGAAGTCTCCGCACCACCTCCGCCTACTCAAAAAGTCTCTCCGGTGACTCGGCTTCCTCCACCACCGCCTCCGCCTCCGCCGCATGTTTATCCATCACCACCACCGCCTCCGCCGCCGCCGCATGTTTATCCatcaccaccacctcctccaccctcaccaccaccaccaccttaCGTTTATCCATCACCTCCTCCACCTCCTCCATCCCCACCACCACCATACGTGTATTCATCTCCACCGCCACCTTCACCCCCACCACCCTCCCCACCACCACCATACGTGTATTCGTCACCAACGCCACCACCTCCTTCACCCCCACCACCCaacccaccaccaccaccaccatatgTGTACCCATCACCTCCGCCGCCTTTTCCATCGCCGCCACCACCACCTTATGTATATCCATCTCCACCACCACCTTCTCCCTCCCCACCGTACGTCTACTCATCACCGCCGCCACCCTCTCCATCGCCACCACCACCTTATGTATACTCCTCTCCACCACCACCCTCACCttctccaccaccaccaccaccaccatatgTCTATTCCTCACCGCCGCCACCCTCTCCCTCCCCACAACCGCCATACGGTTACTCATCTCAACCGCCACCTTACATCCATGCCtccccaccaccaccaccatacGTGCattcaccaccaccaccaccaccaccacccccATCAGTTGGTTGTGAACTACCCCGTCCCTCACCATCCCCTCCACCACCTTATAAATATTCATCTCCGCCCCCTACCTCACCGTCCCCTCCACCACCTTACAAATACTCCTCTCCTCCACCTCCCTCACCATCCCCTCCACCACCTTACAAACATTCCTCTCCTCCACCGTCTCCTCCACCACCTTACAAATACTCCTCTCCCCCGCCTCCCTCACCATCCCCTCCACCACCTTATAAATACTCCTCTCCCCCGCCTCCCTCACCATCACCTCCACCACCTTACAAATATTCATCACCGCCACCTCCCCCAGAAAACATACCCCTTCCTCCCATAAGAGGAGTTTCCTACGCATCTCCGCCACCCCCTTCCATTCCATACTACTAATCTTTCTCAACTCGAGTTCTCATCTTACTTCCACGGCTGTGAAAATCTACAATAGTGATTGAGAAGGAAACAGAGGCAATTCTTTACCTCCTGTAAAGGTGGCGTTTCTTCTGATGAGCCATGATTTCATTTCCAGGCGCTGCTTCTTTACATTCAGTAGTCAGTTTCTTTTTCTGAAACATCTTGGGTTTTTTTCTTTATTCTTTCCCAATATAATATTGCATCATTTGTTAATTTTTGTGTCCTTGTATTGTgtataatttcaaatttatataCTTCAGTCATCTGAATCATGCAACGTTGTCTTCCTTTTAAACACAATGATCTTTTTGTGTGTGTATGTTTCTATCGAACACACTTGTTCTTTTTGAATCCTACAGTCTTTACCATCGATGATCATCTTCTTGTCCTGCATAAAAGAATTGCCACCAATGAATCATTCATAATCTGTCCCATAAtcattgtcttcttcaatttgAGGTTTCAATATTACACTTTTAAAACTTGATCCAGCAATAAGAACAAAAGGGAGCAACTTTTTCTTAGGATCCACGACTTGTGTTGAACACTGCTCACAATTGTGGCGGAAACTTTGGTGGGACAAATCACATGTTCTTTTGTAACATAGGTACGACTACTTAACAGATGGACCATTTAAAAACaggtcatgttttttttttttgaaaataaagcaGGTCATGTTTTTGGATATATGTTTTTCGAGGGGTTTTGTTTGTGCATCATGCGACACCCCTTCCAATTATTGTCCGAGCCGGGAAATCGGAGGTTCGAATCAGTTCGATCTGGCCTTCATCccagtttttaaaattttttgtttgAATCGGTTGTATCTGGCCttcatctcactttttaatccGATCCCTTAAAATCCTCTTGAGTGAACTTACATCCACTTAAGTTAAGTGCTCCTCattaactgatttttttttaattaaaagcaatttttctttgtttttagtATTATATGTACTTATATTATTAATATCGAGGGGTTAAATGTATAATGCAGGTAAGAATGTGTTAGCACTTGCCATTGACTTCTCTAGTTCTCTTGCATATCGTAACTCAACTCTTGAACTCCTTCAACTtgaaaatcatcttgaaatcgACCCGAATTGCGATCTattgttcaaaaaaaaaaaaaaaatgagaagaGAAGGATATCTAACTTGTATTGCTGAACAAAAGCTTGTAATTTGCTCCATTTATTTTCGCACTTGAATGTTTAATCGATTCTGACAAAGCTAAAATTGTTAAATTTTCAATTACATGCCGTGCTGAGAATGAATAGGAGACATGCCTGAAATATCAGCATCAAGCTGTAATTCCAAGAATTCAACTCGACAGGTAACTTAACGAGTCCGCACATTTGAATAGTTATCTACATATATACATGAAACATACAGCAAATCCTCCGCACAATCAGGCATAAACATGCCATTATTCTCATCTTCAACTAAAAATCCTTGCACACACAAGCGTTTCTTCTAGcccaaaaatgacaaacttCAAACCATCTACTTCGAACAAATAATATACTATCGAAAAAAATCGATCCCATTGACCTTCATTACTGTTATAAACAATAGCGTTACACATCTTCTCCATCCAATAAATCCAAGAGATATACAGAAGAGCTATGTGCAAAGCAAGGCATTTTCATGAATATCGGATACATATAGGTCGCCTTTCCTCCTTTTCATCACTTGTGCTCATGTCTGGTTTTCGGGGATCATCCAAAACGAATTACTATGCAAGATATGTCATCTTTGCTTTTTCTTGCCAGTGCTTTTGAAGTTAAATGCTTCGCGGCGGCTTGAGGATCCTTGATGTGCTTCACTATGTCCACTGCTTCTTGATTGCTGATCACCTGTCCAATTATTTTGCCTCAGAGTGCTATACGGCATACATACTTCGGAACAATGCTATATTATTCATGACGAGTCTAAAAATTGATTCGCCTtcttcaaaatctttcaactgtTTCCTGACATACATAACGCATAGCTAGGATGCAGATAAGGGATACTCGTTTTCTACTGGACCACGAGATACAGTCAAATGAAAGGTGAGAAACTAAAATAACTCAAAAACAATACATTTTGAAAAACACAAGGATAATTGACTGagctaattttgaaattttagggATGGCTTTGGAAACTCAATTTTCTTCCatgtattttattatgcattaaATGATCTAAATTTAAATACTTGAAAACTCGGTTCTGATATACAACTAAGTTACCATTAACCTTACTATACATCGCCATAAAATAGAAAATGGGAGGGAATTCATACCCACACTGATGGATTATAACTGTAAAATCCTACACTGACAAAAGAGTAAGAATTCACCAATGCAACACTATAAAACTGACCTTCCACAAGCCATCACTTGCCAGTATAAGAAACTGGGTGCTTGAGTCAATCCGTACAGGACGAATATCAGGCTCTGAACTCAAATGGGCTTTAAGGTTTTCATCTCCAAAAGCACGTGCAACTGCAAGCTGGCCATCAACTCGAGCCACATCTCCTGAAATTAGGAGTCAAAATTTCGTGCAATGGCATCAACTCCAAATCCACATCATAGTACTCATAAATGTAATGTTGATAAATGCATATGAAAACATATTGAAAAGTACCCAACACCAGCCTCTATATAAAGAGTTATAGCTGATATAGACAttgttttaagaaattttaaattgtACAACTCAAAAGTCATGTTGCGATCACCGTGACAATCGGTCAGTCCCCTGTGATAGCGGCGATAATTGTTGCTTGCCACGCTATAATAATTACCTGGAAGATTAGTCACAAAGCCACCTTGCTTCTCAATCCTCCTCCTCTCACTATGTGGCTCATGGTCTACGGTAAGTTGATCAGCATTTCCATTCTTGCACAGGACAGCCCTCGAATCACCAATATTTGCCACCCATAAATCTTTTCCATCAATAACAATTGCGGTTACTGCTGTCGAGCCACCAGGACCAAATTCCACTGAGTTCTCTAGAATAAATTTATCAGTTGAGCGATAAGCATTTTTAATGGCAGTATGGGGGTCCTCCCAAAAATTGGGCTGCACAAGTAAAGAGTGATATTTCATTGATAACTTGAAAGATGATACAAATGAGATGTGAAAGAAGAATTTTTCATTATACAATAGAACATCCCGATTCACAAAGTTCTAGAAAAGGACAGTCTAACAATTAAAAAGTCGAGGACTAAATACGGCAGCAAAGCTATCACGGTTTTTTTGTTAAGAAAGAACATCTCCTTCATACAGAGACATTGAAATAAGAGCACGTGACTCACAATCCATGAAAGACATATGCACTCTAAAAAATCAACCAGTTAGAAATGTGGAGTACAACACCATTTATGCCGTAAACAAGCCCATCCCCTTAAATCTTATTATTAGTATCTAACATTTTTTTGTATTCTTTCAATTGTGTTGAAGACATGAATTCTCATTTATATAAACCTCCACAAAAAATTCTTCTCTTGTATGGTGGTATTTCCACAAAAGTTTATATCAGTTCATTATGCAACTCGCTAGACGATAATTTATATTTGactcataaataaattgatcATGAAGACCCTTTAGCTAGTGAGAAactaaaatgaaaattaaaagttaaaacAAAGTACATGGAATCACTAACAGAATAACTCTAGTTTTGTCCACTTTATTTTGACAGAAACTGGGTGTTTTTTAAGGGActgaataaaatattaaatcttAACCtaattagaaaaatatattaagttaaaaaaaataagaaaagaaaagaaagatataTCTCCAAGCAGGGACGATAAATTTCCTAGCTCGCACCCACAAGCTGAAGCAGAGATATCATATCTTCAAGCTTACATAACTATGACTTATATCAAAAAACGTTTATTGATGAATATTCCAGTAAAGATGCAAAAGAATGAACGCGTTAGTTACGAGGATCAATCATAAGCCACTTAACACGATAAACACTAAAATATCTTAAACACTTGTTACTTTATATAGGAAAATTATACTGAAACAAAGAATACTAGCAATATTGTTGAATAACACAAGCGAAGAACAATAACTAAAAGGAAATCACTCAAGATTCAGTTCACACCAAGTAAAAGCAATCAAAGTATTCAATTCACATAAAGATTGTGCCATTCTAATCATATCAAACAATCAaccaattatttttaatgctCCCCTTCAAGTTAAACATGACAAACTGAATTGTTGAATTTGAAACAGAAGTGCATCGGAGAAAAGATCTGATTTttatgcaaaatattttattttaactcGAACAATGAATCTTGATTTGAATTTTCATAGATTACAAGCAGTTAATTGCATATAATATCGACTCATGCCAAAAAATACTAATGCGAAAGACAACTTTAAACCGTGATAAAAGTTCTTTAAAATCTTTtggatgaaaaaatatatatttccttATACTTTGATGGAATAAAAGAGTCCACTGTGAAATAATTTTACTTGTGAACAAAACCAAAAACACATATAACTCATTAATGAATCAAAGTAAGGAgaggaaaaaaaatatgaaaagggAACCTAGTATAATTGACCAAAAGCTAGTATTCCAAAGTCAGATAAATTTGGGCTTCCAACACCAGCCTACAAGGATACAAATTTCAAGGGTGCTACTTGACAGATTGCACCCTTCAAGATATTTAATCAGACGCCACCACACTTGAAAGGCAAAGAACAATGGAAAGGATAAACCTTAACAATTTTGGTCAAATTTCAGAAATCCAATTTTCGGTTTAAGACATAGAAATTATAAAGCGGCCGAGAATTTATTGAAGAGAAATGGGGTAGGTCTTCTGCTTCAAACCAGCATTTTTCTATCATATATTCCCTGGTGAAGCACAATGATGCAATACAATGAAACATGAAAGTCCTTTGCGGTGTAACACCTCCATAAAAGTAATGGCGACGAATACAAATAAAGTCCGAAGACCTTCTAATGGATGCCAATTTTGATTCGTGTTTTTCGGCATTTCTTTCTTGCCTAAGATGCCATTGTGGTTGGTGGTGCACCAGCTACATGCAAATTGAACTTGTAAAAGTAGCTAGCATCTAACTTCCACTAGTTATAAACACAAATTTCTGTGACCATCCGACGGCGATTTTGACACATTTAAAGATGTGCTGGATTGCCAGGCCATTTTTAAAAGATCCTAAAATCAAGGATGATTCTCTAACGATCAACATCCTATTCCTGAGTGTTTTACCATTCCATGCAACCCCGTGTCCAACAGCCAATAACTAGCATGATAAATCCAAGAactttaagattttttttatagtagctttatgattttaatatgcCCTCAACTCCATGTAACCTCGTTCCCAACGTATTATACCCACAAGCAACTTTTATCACCCGGATCGAATCTTTTACATCATCCTGAAAGAGACATCAAATTCCACGTATTGATAACACTAGATTGAAGCATACCTCTTCAAGTATGTTGTTGAAAAGCTTATCCTTCAGATAGCTAGGGACGCGATCTCCGAGATGTCCATCAAAAATTGCAAACAAACCGAGCACATGCCCCTTCTTTTTTCGATACTCGGCCACATGGTAGTCCTCCATGTTATGACCAGATTGCCCTTCTACCAAGTGAAATCCATGTGACACCTTATTAATACACAACGATGACTTTTTGCTCTTTCCTTTCCCTGTGTCGGGTGAAGATCCATCTAAACAAGCAACTTTCTACAAAAACCATACTCATTAAATCAGACTTTAAACAAGGGATGCCATAGCTCCTCGATTATTAGAATAGTTATGGCTACCATAAAAAGGGAAACAAAACCACACGCCACAAAATCAGCGTTTAAAAGTGTTTTGAAAACTATATATTAAGGTAccaaagtttttttaaaaacttattcaaaaaaaaataaattgaagaactAAAAACCGTATATTTCTGACTTCTTATTGGAGGCTCCTCATTTCAACTTCTTCTAAGCGCTTAAAACACCGATCCACACATCAatattaaatcaaaatatctatttaaaaaaaatagaaaaaattacTTCTCTGATGAAACTTTGCTCTCACAGTTGATGTATAAAACAACAAAGAGctatattgaaataaaattaaatattccaaATGATTTGCATCATTAAATTTCACACAGAAACAACcaaaataaagataaaactacCCTCTATCCACCTATATTACCAAGAAAATACCTTGATCGTGCTCAGAAGACTGAAGCCTCCAGAAGGGCCTCTTTCCCCCATCTCTAAACTGCTAAGTAACAGATATTAAATATAAACCCAGAAAAACGGGCAGGTTCTTTGATCAAAGGCAAAAGGAAAATTTAAAAAGAGGGCTGCTAACTGATTTCCTGAGCAGGATTTGGCTACAAcaacagaaaaaaaaaagacccTTCTCCGCGTGGGTACGTATGAAAGGCGAGTGCTTTCGTCCAAGGCCGGTTGTATTTCAAGAAAATTCTCTGATATTTCTTGGTCCCATGTAATTTGTTCATTGGCAGCACAAATTTTTCCTTTCCTGATAATGATGATCTTAATGGAGtaattgtaataataataatataacaataattgtGGGATGAGCGTTGACCAATTCCATTCAAACCCTTGGGTTTCGTGACTGACCTCAAActtttgagaaatattttttcagtaCCTTGAATTCTTAAAAATTTGCTTTTGAGGTTAACTTAACTGCTGAAATTTAATTTGTtgagaaaattaattatatattattttaaaaataaaacaatcaacGAAATCTTGACTTGGATGGTCATCTTGATCGTTAATAGacaatattataaataatttagatTAATTTGTGGTTTAGATCAATTATTCATTGTTTTATCTGAAAAATTCACGAttcattaagatttttattgaactcgaaataatattttacttttaatttttttaataaatctaGGAAATTTAAGAAG
It contains:
- the LOC142528211 gene encoding uncharacterized protein LOC142528211 isoform X1 produces the protein MNLPSPVTSATMPPSSRRRCPSVLFLTALILALFAHSASAGENDIVRDANALSFENASLRRAYIALQAWKRAIYSDPFNFTANWRGPRVCSYQGVFCAPSLNDSSTRVVAGVDLNHADIAGYLPDELGLLNDLALFHINSNRFCGVVPKSFRRLKLLFELDLSNNRFVGGFPNVVLSLPTLKFLDLRFNEFEGPVPTQIFDKNFDAIFLNDNRFRLGIPKNLGNSPVSVLVLANNNLGGCIPSSIGKMGKTLNELILMNDNLTGCLPPEVGLLKELTVFDVSFNDLQGPLPAEISRMKSLEQLNVAHNRLTGEVPSGICQLPRLQNFTYSYNYFTKEAPQCSRFGGQTATDGRENCIPGKKDQRSAKECASEPAKPFDCSKFRCGGVAPLPRRRPPPVGQKPPSPRPAQGPRPLIEPPPPPPTSRSSPSTRSHPPPPATHEVSAPPPPTQKVSPVTRLPPPPPPPPPHVYPSPPPPPPPPHVYPSPPPPPPSPPPPPYVYPSPPPPPPSPPPPYVYSSPPPPSPPPPSPPPPYVYSSPTPPPPSPPPPNPPPPPPYVYPSPPPPFPSPPPPPYVYPSPPPPSPSPPYVYSSPPPPSPSPPPPYVYSSPPPPSPSPPPPPPPYVYSSPPPPSPSPQPPYGYSSQPPPYIHASPPPPPYVHSPPPPPPPPPSVGCELPRPSPSPPPPYKYSSPPPTSPSPPPPYKYSSPPPPSPSPPPPYKHSSPPPSPPPPYKYSSPPPPSPSPPPPYKYSSPPPPSPSPPPPYKYSSPPPPPENIPLPPIRGVSYASPPPPSIPYY
- the LOC142528211 gene encoding uncharacterized protein LOC142528211 isoform X2, whose protein sequence is MNLPSPVTSATMPPSSRRRCPSVLFLTALILALFAHSASAGENDIVRDANALSFENASLRRAYIALQAWKRAIYSDPFNFTANWRGPRVCSYQGVFCAPSLNDSSTRVVAGVDLNHADIAGYLPDELGLLNDLALFHINSNRFCGVVPKSFRRLKLLFELDLSNNRFVGGFPNVVLSLPTLKFLDLRFNEFEGPVPTQIFDKNFDAIFLNDNRFRLGIPKNLGNSPVSVLVLANNNLGGCIPSSIGKMGKTLNELILMNDNLTGCLPPEVGLLKELTVFDVSFNDLQGPLPAEISRMKSLEQLNVAHNRLTGEVPSGICQLPRLQNFTYSYNYFTKEAPQCSRFGGQTATDGRENCIPGKKDQRSAKECASEPAKPFDCSKFRCGGVAPLPRRRPPPVGQKPPSPRPAQGPRPLIEPPPPPPTSRSSPSTRSHPPPPATHEVSAPPPPTQKVSPVTRLPPPPPPPPPHVYPSPPPPPPPPHVYPSPPPPPPSPPPPPYVYPSPPPPPPSPPPPYVYSSPPPPSPPPPSPPPPYVYSSPTPPPPSPPPPNPPPPPPYVYPSPPPPFPSPPPPPYVYPSPPPPSPSPPYVYSSPPPPSPSPPPPYVYSSPPPPSPSPPPPYIHASPPPPPYVHSPPPPPPPPPSVGCELPRPSPSPPPPYKYSSPPPTSPSPPPPYKYSSPPPPSPSPPPPYKHSSPPPSPPPPYKYSSPPPPSPSPPPPYKYSSPPPPSPSPPPPYKYSSPPPPPENIPLPPIRGVSYASPPPPSIPYY
- the LOC142528224 gene encoding putative protein phosphatase 2C 44; the protein is MGERGPSGGFSLLSTIKKVACLDGSSPDTGKGKSKKSSLCINKVSHGFHLVEGQSGHNMEDYHVAEYRKKKGHVLGLFAIFDGHLGDRVPSYLKDKLFNNILEEPNFWEDPHTAIKNAYRSTDKFILENSVEFGPGGSTAVTAIVIDGKDLWVANIGDSRAVLCKNGNADQLTVDHEPHSERRRIEKQGGFVTNLPGDVARVDGQLAVARAFGDENLKAHLSSEPDIRPVRIDSSTQFLILASDGLWKVISNQEAVDIVKHIKDPQAAAKHLTSKALARKSKDDISCIVIRFG